The following is a genomic window from Crossiella equi.
GCGGCGGTGGCCTACGCGGTCGCGCAGCCGCCGGAGGTCGATGTGAACGAGATCGTCGTGCGGCCCACGGCGCAGGGGTAGCTAGGTCGTCTCACCCGGGGAGCCGAGGCCGTCGAGCTGGCGCCGCACCCGGGCGGCGTCCTCCGCACGACCTTGGTCCCGGTACAGCTCGAGCGCCGCCGACCAGGCGGTGCGGGCCTCGTCGGGCTGGCCGAGCGCGAGGTGCGGGTGGCCCATGCGGTCGAGGGTGCCCGCGATCTGCCCGGTGTGGCCGAGGGCGCGGCGCAGGGCCAGGGCGTGGCGGTAGTGGTCGACGGCCTGCTGGTGGTCGCCGGTGCGGTGGGCGATGAACCCGAGGCTGTCCAGGGCCGCGGACTCGGCGGTGGTGTTGCCGTTGCGCCGGTGCAGGGTCGCCGCGGCCAGGCAGTGGTCGCGGGCGGTGTCGAACTCGCCCAGGAGCGCGTGGTACCAGCCCACCATGTTGAGCGTTTCCGGGACGCCGGTCGGCTGGCCGAGGGCGCGGTAGCGGGCGAGGGCCTGTTGGCCGTGCTCCAGTGCCCGCCGGAGGTTCCCGCTCTCCTCCCAGACCGTCGCGAGCACCCGGTGGGTGTGCGCCTGTTCGGTGCGGTCGCCCCGGGCCTCGGCCAGCGCCAGCGCGTGCTCCAGGTGCTCGATGCCCTCCTCGTGGCGGTCTGCCCTGGAACAGGCGCGTCCGAGGAAGCGGTGCGTGCGGCTCACCGCGGCGGCGTCGGACAGGTGCGCGGCGGCCGCCACGGCGATCCGCCAGGACGCCAGCGCGTCGCGCCGGTGCCCGCGCCGGTAGTAGAAGGTCTCCAGCGCCCACGCGAGGTGCCAGGCCTGGTGGTGCAGCCCGGCGGTGGCCGCGGCCTGCTGGGTCGCCAGCAGCGTGGCGTGCTCGGCCGAAAACCATGCCAGCGCGGCCTCGGCGTCGGGCAGCACCTGGGGACGGACACCGGGTGCCGCCTCGCCGGGACGCACCTCCTGGCGGTGCGGGTTCAGCAGCCGGTCAGCACCGTGGGCGGTGTGCACGGCGAAGTCCACGAGCCGGGTCAGGGCGGCCTGCCGGGTGGGCTCGGGCAGCGTGGTGTCCGCCGTGGTCCTGGCGAAACCGCGGACCAGGTCGTGCATCTCGTACCGGCTGCCCGGTCGCCGCTCGACCAACGACGCCTCCTCCAGCGCGGACAGCGCCGTGCGGGCGGAGGGCGTACCGGCGAGGGCGAGGACGGCGGGCTGGCCGAGGTCCGGGCCGGGGGCGATCCCGAGCAGCGCGAACAGGGTTCGCTGCTCGTCGGTGAGCCTGCGCAGGGACCAGGACAGGACGGTGGGCAGGCTGGCCGAGGGGTCGCTGTCGTGGTCGAGCACCGCCAGCCCGAGCTCGCGTGCCTCGGCGGCGATCTCCGCCAGCGGCAGGCCGGGGTGGGCGGTGCCACCCCGGGCGATGATCGACAGGGCCAGCGGGTGTCCCCCGCACAGGCCGACCAGCTCGGCCACCGCGCGGGGTTCGGCCGCGAGGCGGTCGGCACCGAGCCGTGCCGCCAGCAGGGCGTGCGCCTCGGCGTCGGTGAGGACACCGAGGGAGAGGTGACCGGCACCGTGGCGGTCGATGAGGGAGGCCAGCCGACGGCGGCCGGTGACCAGCACCGTGCAGGTCGGGCTGCCCGGCAGCAGCGGCACCACCTGCGCGCTGTCGGCGGCGTTGTCCAGTACGACCAGCATCCGCCGCCCGGCCACCAGGCTCCGGTACAGCGCCGCCTGCGCGTCCACCCCGGCCGGGATCCGGCCGGGGTCCACCGCCAGGGCGTCGAGGAACCCGCGCAGCGCCACCGCCGGGTCCACCGGCTCGCCCGCCGGGCTGAACCCGTGCAGGTCGGCGAACAGCTGACCGTCGGGGAACCGGTCCAGGTGGCGGTGCGCCCACGCCAGTGCCAGCCAGGTCTTGCCGACCCCGCCCGCACCGCCGATCGCCGAGACCCGCACCGAGGCGGTGGCGTCGAGGGCTTGGTCCAACCTGGCCAGCTCCGCCGCCCGCCCCGTGAACAACCCGGGCGCGGCGGGCAGCTGGCGCGGTACCACCGGGTCGGGCGGTGGCTGGTGCAGGTGCACACCGCCGTGCACGACGCCCGCCTGCACCAACCCGCCCGCGACCCCGGAAGCCGTGTTGTGCACACCGGCACCGCCGGTTCGGTCCGGCTCTGGCGTCACCACCGCGGGCCACCTCCGGTTCGGGCCGGTCAGCGAGTCTGGTCGTGCTCCGCCGCGGCGTGCATGGCCCGCAGCACCGGTTCCGCCTCGGCCAGGGTCTGCCTGCCCAGGCCGCAGGCGGCGGCGACGGCCACCGCGGGACGTCCGGCGGCCCGCTCGAACTCCTCCAGCGCGGTCACCGACCGGGACTCATCCGTCGAGGCCACACCCGCGACCACCTCGGTCCACCCCGCGTCCAGACGCCCCAGCGGTTGGTAGAACCCGGGGTGCACCGGTGCGAGGTCCGCCCCGTGGGCACAGGGTACGTGCACGACGGGGCGCCGCACACCCGCTCGGTCGAGCCGGGGACCGAGCACGTTGAGCAGCCGCACCAGGGGCCCGAGGTCCCGGGGTGAGAGCAGGGCCTTGTGCGCGTAGTCGCCGTAGCAGAGGTGCAGCGTGGCCGTCGCCCCCAGCGCCGCCATCCCGGTGAACACCGCGGCCAGGTGTGCGGCCAGCAGGGGCGCGAACACCGCCTGCGCCCCCGGGACCGTCGCGGCCTTGACCATGGCCAGCGTGCACAGGGGCGTCTCGACCTGCCAGGTCAGCAGGTCGCCGTGCGCTGCGGTGAGCGCGGCGACCTCCGCCAGGGCCGCCTCCTGGTAGACGGGCAGGTGGCGCAGCGCCCGCACCAGCGCCACCGGGTGCCGCAGCGCGGTGCCCCAGGGCAGCCCGGGGGCGAGAGCGAGCCCGCCGACCTCGGCGAAGACCACCAAGTCCACCGGCGCGGGCAGCGAGACCTGCAACGGCAGCCCCGCCAGCTCCGGCCGCGACTCGCGGAAGGCCCGGTAGGTCGCGGACACCTCGGCGATCCGGTCCACGCGCCGCATCGACACGTGCTCCGGCCGGAGCCGCACGCCCTTGCGCACCCGGTAGGCCCGGAAGTCCACGTAGTCGTCGACGCCGTACTCACCGGCCAGCACCGTCTCGAACGCCTCCGTGCGGTCCGCCCGGCTCCGGAGCCAGTCCACGAGCCAGTCCGGGTCCAGGTCGCGGGGCACCGCCGTCAGCGGTACGCCGCGAGCCTGCTCCACCGGCCAGCTCAGCGCGCCCTCGTCGTCAGCGGGGGCGTCGTGCGGGATCGTGCCGACGAAGTGGAGCTTCCTGGCCATCGGGTCCTCCCGGAGGTGCGGGGACGCGGTCGCCCGACATTGTGCGTCGCCACC
Proteins encoded in this region:
- a CDS encoding ATP-binding protein; the encoded protein is MHNTASGVAGGLVQAGVVHGGVHLHQPPPDPVVPRQLPAAPGLFTGRAAELARLDQALDATASVRVSAIGGAGGVGKTWLALAWAHRHLDRFPDGQLFADLHGFSPAGEPVDPAVALRGFLDALAVDPGRIPAGVDAQAALYRSLVAGRRMLVVLDNAADSAQVVPLLPGSPTCTVLVTGRRRLASLIDRHGAGHLSLGVLTDAEAHALLAARLGADRLAAEPRAVAELVGLCGGHPLALSIIARGGTAHPGLPLAEIAAEARELGLAVLDHDSDPSASLPTVLSWSLRRLTDEQRTLFALLGIAPGPDLGQPAVLALAGTPSARTALSALEEASLVERRPGSRYEMHDLVRGFARTTADTTLPEPTRQAALTRLVDFAVHTAHGADRLLNPHRQEVRPGEAAPGVRPQVLPDAEAALAWFSAEHATLLATQQAAATAGLHHQAWHLAWALETFYYRRGHRRDALASWRIAVAAAAHLSDAAAVSRTHRFLGRACSRADRHEEGIEHLEHALALAEARGDRTEQAHTHRVLATVWEESGNLRRALEHGQQALARYRALGQPTGVPETLNMVGWYHALLGEFDTARDHCLAAATLHRRNGNTTAESAALDSLGFIAHRTGDHQQAVDHYRHALALRRALGHTGQIAGTLDRMGHPHLALGQPDEARTAWSAALELYRDQGRAEDAARVRRQLDGLGSPGETT